In Halomarina salina, one DNA window encodes the following:
- a CDS encoding ferredoxin, protein MSREEDADAPIDPSTIGEADAPPVEEKPYKIIFEANKCIAAGKCAEVSANWEMDLSTGIARPQTYFFDEAELDHNVRAAEVCPAKKDRGVIHVVDRRTSEEIAPDPQGDGTLSVDW, encoded by the coding sequence ATGAGTCGCGAGGAGGACGCCGACGCCCCAATCGACCCGAGCACCATCGGGGAGGCCGACGCCCCGCCGGTCGAGGAGAAGCCCTACAAGATCATCTTCGAGGCGAACAAGTGCATCGCCGCCGGGAAGTGCGCCGAGGTCTCGGCGAACTGGGAGATGGACCTCTCGACGGGAATCGCACGACCGCAGACGTACTTCTTCGACGAGGCGGAACTCGACCACAACGTCCGTGCCGCCGAGGTCTGTCCGGCGAAGAAGGACCGCGGCGTCATCCACGTCGTCGACCGGCGGACCAGCGAGGAGATAGCCCCCGACCCACAGGGTGACGGGACACTCAGCGTCGACTGGTAA
- a CDS encoding peptidylprolyl isomerase encodes MADDNPHAILKTSKGDIELELYEDRAPRTVENFTELATGAQEWEDPESGETRNDSLYEGTIFHRVIEGFMIQGGDPTGTGRGGPGYQFDDEFHDDLTHDSEGTLSMANAGPNTNGSQFFITLDATPHLDGKHSVFGEVVDGMDVVHEIGSVNTDGSDKPTEDVVIESVQIRR; translated from the coding sequence ATGGCCGACGACAACCCCCACGCGATCCTGAAGACCAGCAAGGGCGACATCGAACTCGAACTGTACGAGGACCGAGCGCCTCGTACGGTCGAGAACTTCACGGAGCTCGCGACGGGCGCACAGGAGTGGGAGGACCCGGAGAGCGGCGAGACGCGGAACGACTCGCTGTACGAGGGCACCATCTTCCACCGCGTCATCGAGGGGTTCATGATCCAGGGCGGTGACCCGACCGGCACCGGTCGCGGCGGCCCCGGCTACCAGTTCGACGACGAGTTCCACGACGACCTGACCCACGACAGCGAGGGGACGCTCTCGATGGCGAACGCCGGACCGAACACCAACGGCTCGCAGTTCTTCATCACGCTCGACGCCACGCCGCACCTCGACGGCAAGCACTCCGTCTTCGGCGAGGTCGTCGACGGGATGGACGTCGTCCACGAGATCGGCTCGGTGAACACCGACGGCAGCGACAAGCCGACCGAGGACGTCGTCATCGAGTCCGTCCAGATTCGCCGGTAG
- a CDS encoding DUF5813 family protein, which produces MSDLPEKARRAFDAHDAFDAGEEGYELETTAFGGRVTASETDGWALRYSLTVRVPTLDAAVEEDVGPSLRDGWLETFELRLEDAPGTVRESVDVEAIDVETRGTDAVATFEFTFGNADRAPEVTKAFAEYVEGTYMEGVVPGFTYRPPVANLLSRARQDEEGGSGPMPL; this is translated from the coding sequence ATGAGCGACCTTCCGGAGAAGGCACGGCGTGCGTTCGACGCACACGACGCGTTCGACGCGGGCGAGGAGGGGTACGAACTGGAGACGACGGCGTTCGGTGGGCGGGTCACCGCCAGCGAGACCGACGGGTGGGCGCTCCGCTACTCGCTCACGGTCCGGGTGCCGACGCTCGACGCGGCCGTCGAGGAGGACGTCGGCCCCAGCCTGCGAGACGGCTGGCTCGAGACGTTCGAGTTGCGACTGGAGGACGCGCCGGGGACGGTCCGTGAGTCCGTCGACGTCGAGGCCATCGACGTCGAGACGAGGGGGACCGACGCCGTCGCCACGTTCGAGTTCACGTTCGGCAACGCCGACCGCGCGCCCGAGGTGACGAAGGCCTTCGCCGAGTACGTCGAGGGGACGTACATGGAGGGCGTCGTCCCCGGGTTCACCTACCGACCACCCGTCGCGAACCTCCTCTCGCGGGCGCGACAGGACGAGGAGGGCGGCAGCGGACCGATGCCGCTCTGA